Part of the Roseobacter litoralis Och 149 genome, GAACCGCGCGCTTAGGTGAACTTGTTATCACGCGGGAAACCACGTGGTGCCATGCGACCTGCTGTGGCGCGTTTTCCCGTCCACTCCGCAAGTTCTGTTTCGCTGCGCGTGCGCCCTGCGGGGTCCTGCCAGCTGAGCCCGTCGGCTTGCATGAAGGTCGTGGCGTCGGACAATCCGCCATCTTTGTACTTTTGCAGACGAACGCCTTTGCCCCGCCCCATCTCGGGCAATTCCCCAACCGGGAAAACAAGCACTTTGCGGTTTTCACCGACAACGGCCACCGTGTCCCCCTGTACTGCTTTGCAGATCATGGCCCGCGTATCCCCGCGCACGTTCAGCACCTGCTTGCCGGTCCGGGTTTGGGCCACGACGTCTGCTTCGGGGACGACAAAACCATCACCGGCGGAGGACGCGACCAACAGCTTGCGATTGGGTGCGTGGGTCAGGATCGTGATGATTTCCGCCTCATTGGGCAGGTCAATCATCAACCGCAGCGGCTCTCCCATGCCACGCCCGCCCGGCAGGCTTGACGCCGACACAGTGTAAAACCGCCCGTTCGATCCAAAGACCAGCAAACGATCCGTGGTTTCAGCATGGAAGATAAAGCGCGGCCCGTCGCCATCCTTGAATTTCAACTCCCGCGTGAGGTCGATGTGGCCGGTCATCGCGCGCACCCACCCCATCTCGGAGCAGACAACGGTGATCGGCTCGCGGTCGATCATGGCCTCAATGGGCACGTCTTCGATCACCGTCGCCTCAGAGAATGTGGTACGGCGCGCACCGCCATCCCAGTCTTTGCCGAACTGTTTCTTGGTCGCGCGCAATTGCTCGGTGATGCTGGCCCATTGTAATTCCGGGCTCTCGAGGAGGTCTTCGAGCGCGGCGCGTTCTGCCATCAAGGCTTCCTGTTCGCGCACAAGTTCCATTTCCTCAAGGCGCCGTAGTGATCGCAGCCGCATGTTCAAAATGGCTTCGGCCTGCACCTCGGTGAGCGTCACATCATCGGTCGGAACCGGCGGGACATAATCGGCCTCATTAAGGGCACGCGGGTGATCCTTGCCCCAATCCTCGGCCATCAAAGCCGCCTTGGGGTCGTCATCATAGCGGATGATGTCAATCACACGATCAAGATTGAGAAAGGCGATGATAAACCCTTCGAGCACCTCAAGACGGTGGTCGATCTTTTCCAGACGGTGCTGGGAACGCCGCTGCAAGACTTCCTGCCGGTGATCAAGGAACGCCTGCAGCACTTCCTTCATCGAACAGACCTTGGGCGTAACGCCATCGATCAACACATTCATGTTCAGCGAAAACCGCAGCTCAAGATCGCAATAGCGAAACAGCATGCCCATCAG contains:
- a CDS encoding DNA topoisomerase IV subunit A, which produces MSDQDDITDKEPADLSEPLRRALGERYLTYALSTIMHRALPDARDGLKPVHRRILYAMRELRLSSTGGFRKSAKISGDVMGNYHPHGDAAIYDAMARLAQDFNVRYPLVDGQGNFGNIDGDNPAASRYTEARMTAVAEAMLDGLNENAVDFRENYDGTLTEPVVLPAQFPNLLANGSSGIAVGMATNIPPHNIAELCEACIHLIKTPDARDDTLLKYVPGPDFPTGGVIVEPPENIAQAYRTGKGGFRLRCRWEVEDLGRGQWQIVVTEIPYQVQKSKLIEKIAELIQTKKIPILADVRDESADDVRMIIEPRSRSVDADVLMGMLFRYCDLELRFSLNMNVLIDGVTPKVCSMKEVLQAFLDHRQEVLQRRSQHRLEKIDHRLEVLEGFIIAFLNLDRVIDIIRYDDDPKAALMAEDWGKDHPRALNEADYVPPVPTDDVTLTEVQAEAILNMRLRSLRRLEEMELVREQEALMAERAALEDLLESPELQWASITEQLRATKKQFGKDWDGGARRTTFSEATVIEDVPIEAMIDREPITVVCSEMGWVRAMTGHIDLTRELKFKDGDGPRFIFHAETTDRLLVFGSNGRFYTVSASSLPGGRGMGEPLRLMIDLPNEAEIITILTHAPNRKLLVASSAGDGFVVPEADVVAQTRTGKQVLNVRGDTRAMICKAVQGDTVAVVGENRKVLVFPVGELPEMGRGKGVRLQKYKDGGLSDATTFMQADGLSWQDPAGRTRSETELAEWTGKRATAGRMAPRGFPRDNKFT